Part of the Henckelia pumila isolate YLH828 chromosome 2, ASM3356847v2, whole genome shotgun sequence genome is shown below.
ATTCAGGCTTACAAGGTTTTGTAGATGCCGACATGGGTGGTGACCTAGACGGCAGAAAGAGTactactggatatgtgttcacattaGGTGGTACGGCAGTAAGCTGGGTGTCTAAGTTGCAAAAGATTGTTGCACTTTCGACTACTGAAGCTGAGTATGTTGCAGTGACAGAAGCTAGCAAGGAGATGATATGGTTGAGATCATTCCTTGAGGAGTTGGGTCAGAAGCTTGAAGATAGCACGTTACACTGTGACAGTCAAAGTGCTATTCatttggcaaagaatcctgtttATCATGCAAGGACGAAGCATATACAAGTTCGATACCATTTCATCAGATCAGTTTTGGAGGATGGAATCTTGATGCTTGAGAAGATTCCTGGAAGCAGAAATCCagctgatatgttcacaaaggCGGTGACCACTGACAAACCGAAGTTATGTTCGACTTCAGTTAGACTGCAAGTATAAGAAAGGAAGCATGAGCTGCTGTATTGACtgtgtgaagccatgattggaatcaagtcttcaagtgggagattgttgaaagttggaaattgttgacAACAGCCCACCAACCATTTTAATGTGTTCACGTGCATTGTCTAAACGTggaaaaagaaatcaaaattgATTTCTTTTCTGAAGGCTTTCACATTGGAGGatgatgcctataaatagggtcaTTCGTTCTTCTGTTTAGACATCCCAAAATCAGAGAGCATAGGAAATaagaaacaaaagaaaaaggTTTCTAGGTATTTTCTTGAGGGTTCttttgtgtgagttagagaaatattttctcggtaatactcgggatTTGGGGTTggtgagagatatagtgttttgtatacacttgtaatatttctccggtaataaatatttgcagcagctccgtaGACGTAGCCTATATTAGGTAAACCACGTACAtcttggtgttcttgttgattattttttattccgcaattattatcgtcatgatcgtTCCGGCTTAATCCATAACATTTTGAAGACCTGGAAAAGCTCCTCCGGCATGATCTTTCCGTTGTGATCGGAGTCGAAGAAATCAAAGGTGGTCCTTGTCTCAACGTCGCAAGAAGGCGGCGAGAATGCTGAGCCGGCGATGGCGTAGAACTCATCGAAGCTGATGAACCCGTCCTCGCTCAACATCAATTTCATGAGTTCGTCGGGTCTGGGTGGGTCCGGGCCGAGACGGGTGAGCAAGGACTGGAGGTCCTCCTTGTTGATTTTGCCGTCCCTGTCCCTATCAATCATCTGGAAAGCTTGTTTAAGGCAGTCCcgagtattattattattattattattattattattattattattattattattattattattattattattattattaattgggGTACATAGTACTAGTGTTGGGTTTGTCTGAGGAGCAAGAGGAGTTGAAGCTGGAATTGTTGGTTGTTCTGGAGACAGAGCGCCGTGAATTCTTGAAAAGCTTAGCGGGGTTTATTATCTTGCTGAGTTTCATGGCGGAAGAAGACAGAGAAATGGTGACTGCAGTGATgagaaagagaaagagaaagagaaagagaaagagGGAGGAAGCAGTAGCAGCAGAAGCTTAATAAATTGAGTGTTTGGGCATTGCCataaccatatatatatatctctttATTATATGAAACTTAAATGAtaagagcaaaaaaaaaaaaaaaaaaacaagattcAGTCCAAAATTAACCTTCATCCACCGTTGGAGCAAAtcttattaattaattggaGTTTTACGAGTACGTCGTAAATTACACTTTCAAGAACTCAACACAACTGAAATCAAAGCTTTGATTCTTTTTTATTTCCCTCTCAGTCGCCCGTGTTTAAATCACTCTCGAATTCACTCACTAACTTGTCTTGAACTAATTAAAAGTGTTTCACTCTTTTCTTCTCGTTCATCTCCCTTGCTTCCAGCTGACTCATATAAATACAGATATATAAAGGTGACTGATGTTGACACGTAACTGCTTGCGTACCCTTCCGAAACATTATCTGACATCTTCTTAATGTCCGCCGACACAACTCTGACAATCACTAACAACCTTGTATCATTTGTGCGGAAGACTGAATGATCACTGACCAGCTAACCACCCAGTCGCGCAGATGTCATCTCAACATACGGGGTTTTTTTAtatgtaatttaaaaaaaattatattttgcaCAAATAATGCATGGCATGGGGTTTTGCAGTAATACTGCAAAACGCCCCTACCAATAGCGGACCCTGCAGTAAAATTCAGGGTCAAGCGGACGCtcacattattttaattaaaataatgtcAGCGTCCGCTTGCTCACAGAAGGGGACGCTGCCACATAGGCAGCGTCCGCTTCTGACAGAAGCGGATGCTGCCTATGTGGCACCGTCCCCTTCTGTGAGCAAGCGATGAGCATgctaattatattaataatataata
Proteins encoded:
- the LOC140878208 gene encoding probable calcium-binding protein CML36; its protein translation is MKLSKIINPAKLFKNSRRSVSRTTNNSSFNSSCSSDKPNTSTMYPNYRDCLKQAFQMIDRDRDGKINKEDLQSLLTRLGPDPPRPDELMKLMLSEDGFISFDEFYAIAGSAFSPPSCDVETRTTFDFFDSDHNGKIMPEELFQVFKTIPDCTLDDCRRMITNVDIKGHGFVCFDDFRRMMLLHQS